Proteins from a genomic interval of Streptomyces fodineus:
- a CDS encoding NAD(P)/FAD-dependent oxidoreductase, translating into MSADTDVEVLRRQGRIVVVGASLAGLRAAETLREQGFTGSLTMIGDEPYEPYDRPPLSKQALLGRARPEDTALPRRRDIDAEWRLGVAAESLDRAAKQVRLANGDTVPYDRLLITTGTRARPWFHPEEAALDGVFGLRTRDDSARLRRKLTGGVARVLVIGAGFTGSEVASACRELGLEVTVAERGPAPLVGALGGVIGAVADRLQRKHGVDLRCGVSVTALEGDDVGRLRRAHLSDGSAIDVEVAVVSLGAMRNTEWLAGSGVAAGPRGIACDAGCRVFDVNGIVTDDIYAAGDVARSPHPLFDYQFLALEHWGNAVEQAEVAAHNMICAGPDRRPHLWLPMFWSSQFGVNIKSVGVPSLGDHLVVAQGTLTEERFVAVYGYRGRVIAAVAFDGARWLGFYEQQIAAGAPFPPEYRTVDRRTETLDPIDPAFPDPHLPTHGATVTLTGHSPSERRVTFVPAHA; encoded by the coding sequence ATGTCGGCTGACACGGACGTCGAGGTCCTGCGGCGCCAGGGCCGCATCGTCGTGGTCGGAGCCTCGCTGGCCGGTCTGCGCGCGGCGGAGACGCTGCGCGAGCAGGGCTTCACCGGATCCCTGACCATGATCGGCGACGAGCCGTACGAGCCCTACGACCGCCCGCCGCTGTCCAAGCAGGCGTTGCTCGGGCGGGCACGCCCCGAGGACACCGCGCTGCCGCGGCGGCGCGACATCGACGCCGAGTGGCGTCTGGGCGTCGCCGCCGAGAGCCTGGACCGGGCCGCCAAGCAGGTACGGCTGGCGAACGGCGACACCGTCCCCTACGACCGCCTGCTGATCACGACCGGGACCAGGGCGCGGCCCTGGTTCCACCCGGAAGAGGCCGCGCTGGACGGGGTGTTCGGGCTGCGTACGCGTGACGACTCCGCACGCCTGCGCCGGAAGCTGACCGGGGGCGTGGCCCGGGTGCTGGTGATCGGCGCCGGCTTCACGGGCTCGGAGGTCGCCTCCGCCTGCCGGGAGCTGGGCCTTGAGGTCACGGTCGCCGAGCGCGGCCCGGCGCCGCTGGTGGGCGCGCTCGGCGGGGTGATCGGCGCGGTCGCGGACCGGCTGCAGCGCAAGCATGGGGTCGATCTGCGGTGCGGGGTCAGCGTGACCGCCCTGGAGGGGGACGATGTGGGACGGCTCAGGCGCGCCCATCTGTCCGACGGTTCGGCGATCGACGTGGAGGTGGCGGTCGTCTCGCTCGGTGCCATGCGGAACACGGAATGGCTCGCCGGCTCGGGCGTGGCCGCGGGTCCCCGGGGGATCGCGTGCGACGCCGGGTGCCGGGTGTTCGACGTCAACGGCATCGTCACCGACGACATCTACGCCGCCGGTGACGTCGCCCGCAGCCCTCACCCGCTGTTCGACTACCAGTTCCTGGCGCTGGAGCACTGGGGCAACGCGGTCGAGCAGGCCGAGGTCGCCGCCCACAACATGATCTGTGCGGGTCCGGATCGCCGTCCGCATCTGTGGCTGCCGATGTTCTGGTCCTCCCAGTTCGGTGTCAACATCAAGTCGGTAGGTGTCCCCTCGCTGGGCGACCACCTGGTCGTCGCCCAGGGGACACTAACGGAGGAGCGGTTCGTGGCGGTCTACGGCTACCGGGGCCGCGTCATCGCCGCGGTGGCCTTCGACGGGGCCAGGTGGCTGGGGTTCTACGAGCAGCAGATCGCGGCCGGTGCCCCCTTCCCGCCGGAGTACCGCACGGTCGACCGCCGCACCGAGACGCTGGATCCGATCGACCCGGCCTTCCCCGACCCCCATCTTCCCACCCATGGGGCCACGGTCACGCTGACGGGTCACTCGCCGAGCGAGCGGCGTGTCACTTTCGTTCCGGCGCATGCCTGA
- a CDS encoding ferredoxin, whose product MRLVVDLNRCQGFAQCVFLAPDIFALHGEEALLFSPRFDEAQRDRVQKAAAACPVQAILVDYSDEPTQGVQSHVG is encoded by the coding sequence ATGAGGCTTGTCGTCGATCTCAACCGGTGCCAGGGATTCGCACAGTGCGTCTTTCTCGCCCCGGACATCTTCGCCCTCCACGGGGAAGAGGCGCTGCTGTTCTCCCCTCGCTTCGACGAGGCACAACGTGACCGGGTGCAGAAGGCCGCTGCCGCCTGCCCGGTCCAGGCCATCCTGGTCGACTACTCCGACGAGCCGACGCAGGGCGTGCAGTCCCATGTCGGCTGA
- a CDS encoding SpoIIE family protein phosphatase, whose amino-acid sequence MPLTASCVYAVHDPLAQNCTRTTGMPDLPTGPPLGTAEGPPFAATTISVADGSVLAFYTASLLRTSPSPDTLQRVLAHLERPLQDLCDDVLYRLRKRRPLRHPACPVAARPLAQNCGVRYTLDGKTV is encoded by the coding sequence ATGCCACTCACGGCAAGCTGCGTGTATGCGGTCCACGACCCGCTCGCGCAAAACTGCACCAGGACCACCGGAATGCCCGACCTGCCCACCGGACCTCCTCTGGGCACCGCCGAGGGACCCCCCTTCGCCGCCACCACGATCTCCGTCGCCGACGGCAGCGTCCTCGCCTTCTACACCGCGTCACTGCTGCGAACCTCACCGTCACCGGACACCCTCCAACGGGTGCTGGCACACCTTGAGCGGCCACTGCAGGATCTGTGCGATGACGTGCTCTACCGGCTGCGGAAACGCCGTCCGTTACGACACCCCGCCTGTCCAGTTGCAGCTCGCCCACTCGCACAGAACTGCGGCGTCCGCTACACGCTCGACGGCAAGACCGTCTGA
- a CDS encoding cytochrome P450 — protein MTSGTLVAQITDYANRANPYPLYAELRKQPVRREDDGTYVVSTYYEVRSLANDPRLSNDTSNRPSGYARVGQPDPETGLPPSFIFTDPPVHDRLRDTINRPFGPPHSPRFLDDLRGELTKVVTELLDAFEGKDQVDIVEAFSYPLPVTAICKVLGVPREDEPRFHGWADALASSLDPQAGGDGQAKAQQARQDMGAYLTDLIETKRRHPGPGMLSALAPDMTPADLEATAVLLLVAGHETTVNAITNTTLTLLRHPDLLERFQKDLDLAVPLIEEVLRYEPPVQFIPFTTALADIEVAGTTIPAGSPVWLMLAAANRDPKRFKDPDRFDPDRKDNEHLGMYTGIHYCFGAPLARIELHVAVPELFRRVRFSGLLEDPPPYRANAVLRGPRHLPVAIEGLTD, from the coding sequence ATGACGTCCGGCACCCTCGTCGCGCAGATCACCGACTACGCCAATCGGGCCAATCCCTACCCGCTCTACGCGGAACTGCGCAAGCAACCGGTCAGGCGGGAGGACGACGGCACCTACGTGGTCAGCACCTACTACGAGGTGCGGAGCCTGGCCAACGACCCGCGGCTGAGCAACGACACGAGCAACCGCCCGTCCGGCTACGCCCGCGTGGGGCAGCCGGACCCGGAGACCGGTCTGCCGCCCAGCTTCATCTTCACCGACCCACCCGTGCACGACCGGCTGCGCGACACCATCAACCGGCCCTTCGGCCCCCCGCACAGCCCCAGGTTCCTCGACGACCTGCGCGGAGAACTGACCAAGGTCGTCACCGAGTTGCTCGACGCCTTCGAAGGCAAGGACCAGGTCGACATCGTCGAGGCCTTCTCCTACCCCCTTCCCGTCACCGCCATCTGCAAGGTCCTCGGCGTGCCGCGCGAGGACGAACCGCGCTTCCACGGCTGGGCCGATGCGCTGGCGTCGTCCCTCGATCCCCAGGCCGGCGGCGACGGTCAGGCGAAGGCGCAGCAGGCGCGCCAGGACATGGGCGCGTACCTGACCGATCTGATCGAGACCAAACGCCGCCACCCCGGCCCCGGGATGCTCAGCGCGCTCGCCCCCGACATGACGCCGGCGGACCTGGAGGCCACGGCGGTGCTGCTCCTGGTCGCCGGCCACGAGACCACCGTCAACGCGATCACCAACACGACCCTCACCCTGCTGCGCCACCCCGACCTCCTCGAGCGGTTCCAGAAGGACCTGGACCTGGCCGTCCCACTCATCGAGGAAGTGCTGCGCTACGAGCCCCCGGTCCAGTTCATCCCATTCACCACCGCCCTGGCCGATATCGAGGTCGCCGGCACCACGATCCCGGCCGGCTCGCCGGTCTGGCTCATGCTGGCCGCGGCCAACCGCGACCCCAAACGCTTCAAGGACCCCGACCGGTTCGACCCCGACCGCAAGGACAACGAACACCTGGGCATGTACACCGGCATCCACTACTGCTTCGGCGCCCCCCTCGCCCGCATCGAACTCCATGTGGCCGTGCCCGAGCTGTTCCGCCGGGTCAGGTTCTCCGGGCTGCTCGAGGACCCGCCGCCGTACCGCGCCAACGCCGTGCTGCGCGGCCCCCGCCACCTTCCCGTGGCGATCGAGGGCCTCACGGACTGA